Part of the Jatrophihabitans sp. GAS493 genome, GAGTCGGACGGCGGCCAGTCCGACGTTGTTCACGAGTATGTCGAGCCGATCTCCGGCCTGGGCGATCAACGTGGCCGGCCCGTCGGCGGTCGCGAGGTCAACCGTGACGACCTCGACCGAGCCGGCGGCGGCCAGTGTCTCGAGCTCAGGCGAAGAGGTTCGCGCGCCAGCTATGACGTGCACGCCCTCATCGACGAGCGCCCGCACGATAGCGAGGCCGATGCCCTTGCTGGCGCCCGTGACGACGGCCCGTCGCCCCTGCAATCCGAGTTCCATCGGAGTCTCCTTCGTGGTTGGTGCGTTGGTAGATCGATCAGCGCTGCGAATGCTCACTGCGTCGGGAGTGCACAGTCTCTCAGCTCAGCGCCATACTGGGGCGATGGAGAGCGAGACGCGCTGGGTCGGATCGATGCCCGAGACCTACGATCGCTGCCTTGGGCCGGCGCTCTTCGAGCCGTACGCCGTCTACCTCGCCGGGCTGGCCGCTGAGCTCGCGCCGAACCGCATCCTGGAAGTGCTTGAACTGGCGGCTGGAACCGGAGTCACCACGGTTGAGCTTCTTCGCCGGCTGCCGACGGCCACCCTGACCGCCACCGATCTAAATCCGTCCATGGTCGAGTGGGGTCGCACGCAGGCGCCCGCGGCCCGCTGGCAAGTCGCAGATGCCCAGGAGCTCGACTTTGCCGACGGCGCGTTCGATCTCGTCGTCTGCCAGTTCGGTGTGATGTTCTTCCCCGACCGGCAGCGGGCCTACGCCGAGGCGCTGCGGGTCCTGGCTGCCGGCGGCGTGCTGCTCGTCTCTTCGTGGGACGTCGTCGAGAAATCGGCCTTTCCGTCGGCATTGCTCACCGCCCTCGCCATGCTGTTCCCATTGGATCCGCCTGACTTCGTCTCGCGGGTCCCGCACGGCTACGCCGATCCGGTCCAGCTCGCCGCGGATGTCGCGGCGGCCGGCTTCGGTGGAGTCTCGGTCCGTCCGGTCGCCCTTCGCGGCCGGGTCGCCTCGGCGCAGGTGGTGACCGAGGGCTTCTGTCTCGGTACGCCGCTGCGCTTCGCGCTCGAGGCGCGCGGTGAGTTGGAGTTGCTGACCGACCAATTGGCGGTGGAGATGACGTCGCTACTGGGCGAGGGGCCGTTGACCGGCGACCTGGCGGCCCACGTCATCATCGCGAGGAAGCCGTAGTCCGGACGCCGTACCACCCGCGGGACCGGCCCTGCCGTTCCGACGTTGTCGTCGCGGCGGTTTACTTGGCAGGTCCACTCCGTTCGTCCCTGCTGGAGGCGCAGAATGAGCACCGCAGACCCGGTCATCGCCGCACTTCGAACTGGCCACGACGGCCTGCAGGAGGTGGTCGTCGGTCTCAGCGACGTTGACCTGGCCGGGCCCTCCGGCGCCACCGACTGGGATATCGCCCAGGTCTTGAGTCACCTCGGCAGCGGCGCCGAGATCAACCTCGCGACGCTGGAGGCGGCCCTCGGACGTCGCGCGGCTCCGGATGGTGACTTCAATCCGTCGGTCTGGGACCGCTGGAACGCGATGTCGCGCCGCGAGCAGGCCGACGGGTTCCTCGCCTCCAGCCTCGCGCTCACCGAACTCTACGAGTCGATCGACGATACAACTCGTGATGCGATGCGAATCGACATGGGCTTCCTGCCCGAGCCGGTGGATCTGGCCACTGCCGGCCGGCTACGGCTGAGTGAACTGACGCTGCACAGCTGGGACGTCCGAGTTGGTATCGACGGCAGCGACAACGCGCTGCCGGCCGACGCCGCTGACGCCCTCCTGCACGGCGCCCCTAATATGCTGGCCTGGATCAGCAAGCCGGAGCGATTGAACGGGCGGAGCGCGGTCATCGAGGTGACCACCAGCGGCACCGACTCAAGGTTCGCACTGCACCTGAACACGCCCGTCAGCATCGACTTTGACGTCCCCGCGGAGCCCGATGGCACGCTCGCGCTGCCCGCTGAGGCGTGGCTGCGACTCGTCGCCGGCCGCCTCCCGCAGGCGCACACCCCGCCGCAGGTCACCGCCACCGGAGCGGCTGACGTCGACCTGCTGCGCAGCGTCTTCCCCGGCTATTGAGATGACACGCCCAAGAGCCACTGTAAGCGCTTGCGGAATGCCGCGGCCCTGCCGAATAATCGGGCCCGGTCGTTCCTCGGCGCGACTCGGCTAGCTCCGCCGAGGAACGGCATAGACGACTCCTCTGTGTTCGTCTGTGCTCCCGCTACCGGTACTCGGCTATCACGGCATCTAGGTAGGCGGTGTAGGCCTCCAGCGTCAGAGGGTCGTCGACGTGCAGCTGGTTCTCGGCGTTGCGCTCGGCGTTGCCGGAGAAGTTGTAGCTGCCGGTGGTGAGGATGCCATCCGAGATCAGGACCTTCAGGTGCATGAAATCGTGCACGCTGGTCGGCGTGTACGGCGTGGATTCCTTCCGGACCAAGTGCGTGACGACCCGCTCCCAGTCGGCCAGCACCTGACCTAGCCGGGGGCTGTTACGCCACTGCCGCACGATCGGATCCATCTGCGCACCGTCGTAGATCCCGCTCAGCGCAACGCCGGCCGCAACGGCGGCGGCGAGTGAGGCCAGCACCTCGTGGGAGCTGAGGACCATGGTCGCCACGATGAGTCGCTCGCGGGCGGCGGCGACCCGCGCGGCGAGGGCATCGTTCACGGCCCTCCCATCGCCGGGGCAGAAGTCCCAGCCGACGTTGACCCCATCGATCGTTGTACTGCCGCCCCCGTGCAGTCCGGCGTTGTGGATGCCGCCGGTCTGCCACATCTGCTCGAAGTCGACCAAGTACGACTCGGCCATAGCTCGGTCGGCCACGGTGATGACGTTGTTCTCCTGGCGCGTCCAGGCATCCTCGGTGAAGTTCGT contains:
- a CDS encoding class I SAM-dependent methyltransferase codes for the protein MESETRWVGSMPETYDRCLGPALFEPYAVYLAGLAAELAPNRILEVLELAAGTGVTTVELLRRLPTATLTATDLNPSMVEWGRTQAPAARWQVADAQELDFADGAFDLVVCQFGVMFFPDRQRAYAEALRVLAAGGVLLVSSWDVVEKSAFPSALLTALAMLFPLDPPDFVSRVPHGYADPVQLAADVAAAGFGGVSVRPVALRGRVASAQVVTEGFCLGTPLRFALEARGELELLTDQLAVEMTSLLGEGPLTGDLAAHVIIARKP
- a CDS encoding maleylpyruvate isomerase N-terminal domain-containing protein; this encodes MSTADPVIAALRTGHDGLQEVVVGLSDVDLAGPSGATDWDIAQVLSHLGSGAEINLATLEAALGRRAAPDGDFNPSVWDRWNAMSRREQADGFLASSLALTELYESIDDTTRDAMRIDMGFLPEPVDLATAGRLRLSELTLHSWDVRVGIDGSDNALPADAADALLHGAPNMLAWISKPERLNGRSAVIEVTTSGTDSRFALHLNTPVSIDFDVPAEPDGTLALPAEAWLRLVAGRLPQAHTPPQVTATGAADVDLLRSVFPGY
- a CDS encoding phospholipase D-like domain-containing protein, translating into MTNPINVKFLRDLRYGGPSDQLATIADDLAAFVSAATTSIEVAIYDFRLADPGIIETVVGAFTAAADRGVAVRIAYDAGKPADGTGADFAALGADPAPVGTGDFLNQHLGSTAVSLKPIRAGGQLMHSKYILRDAAGTASTAVWTGSTNFTEDAWTRQENNVITVADRAMAESYLVDFEQMWQTGGIHNAGLHGGGSTTIDGVNVGWDFCPGDGRAVNDALAARVAAARERLIVATMVLSSHEVLASLAAAVAAGVALSGIYDGAQMDPIVRQWRNSPRLGQVLADWERVVTHLVRKESTPYTPTSVHDFMHLKVLISDGILTTGSYNFSGNAERNAENQLHVDDPLTLEAYTAYLDAVIAEYR